In the genome of Bombus affinis isolate iyBomAffi1 chromosome 7, iyBomAffi1.2, whole genome shotgun sequence, one region contains:
- the LOC126918553 gene encoding vesicle-associated membrane protein 7, translating to MPILYTVVARGSTVLAKYASCTGNFDEVTESILAKKAENDKVTYSQGQYLFHYICEDNIIYMCITDDDYQKSKAFLYLAEIKGRFLAAYGQDAQTAIPYAMNTDFARTLASTMKHYNESSHKVDVLDSVLGDLDELKDIMSKNIDNVAMRGERLELLVNKTENLSTNSVTFRKTSRNLARSLFWKNVKIYVIVGVIVIVVLYVIVSISCGGLAWPKCVGN from the exons ATGCCAATTTTATATACCGTGGTGGCTCGAGGGTCAACGGTATTGGCAAAATATGCTTCTTGTACTGGAAACTTTGATGAAGTAACAGAGAGCATTCTGGCAAAAAAAGCTGAAAATGACAAGGTTACATATTCACAAGGACAATATCTTTTTCATTACATATGTGAAGATAACATTATTTATATGTGCATCACAGATGAT GATTACCAAAAATCTAAAGCATTTTTATACCTGGCAGAAATTAAAGGAAGATTCTTGGCTGCATATGGTCAAGATGCGCAAACTGCAATTCCCTATGCGATGAATACAGATTTTGCTAGAACTTTAGCTAGTACAATg AAACATTACAATGAGTCTAGTCACAAAGTTGATGTGCTTGATAGCGTTCTTGGTGATCTGGATGAATTGAAAGATATAATGagtaaaaatattgataatgtTGCGATGCGTGGAGAACGGTTGGAACTTCTTGTAAACAAGACTGAAAATTTATCTACAAAt TCGGTTACATTCAGAAAAACCAGTAGAAATTTAGCACGCTCGTTGTTTTGGAAGAACGTAAAAATTTACGTTATTGTTGGAGTTATCGTAATC GTTGtcttatacgttattgtgtcgATATCTTGTGGAGGATTGGCATGGCCGAAATGCGTCGGCAATTAA
- the LOC126918549 gene encoding mitochondrial amidoxime-reducing component 1 encodes MILDRTRLTYVSAAVVGAGTVVVFFWWWWTKRQKDRPPSEWRKVGELSDLFVYPVKSLGVVRVNSMECTKLGLKSGWLRDRTLMVIDLNGHFVTARQWPKMVQVIPSISGSILTLSAPGMMSTSIDLSQLQGKGFRVAVWGQPVSACDCGEESARWLSRFLLQEDTGFRLVYYPLDYPTREIRTRGKIFSVTNDDTGAYPDSTSYCLINESSVTDLNSRLEDPVTPDRFRPNFVVKGASPYEEDTWGWIKIGDNIFKSVMPCTRCILTTVDFETGTKHPRAEPLKTLKSYRQIMDPDVRPLVGESPVMGIHLGLRSPNGTIRIGDPVYVSVPKEQPILISPP; translated from the exons ATGATTCTAG ACAGGACACGGCTGACGTACGTATCTGCAGCCGTTGTTGGCGCCGGCACTGTAGTCGTCTTCTTTTGGTGGTGGTGGACAAAAAGGCAAAAGGATAGACCACCCTCAGAATGGCGGAAGGTTGGCGAATTGAGCGACCTGTTCGTGTATCCGGTTAAGTCGCTCGGCGTTGTTCGAGTGAACTCAATGGAGTGCACGAAATTGGGTCTGAAATCTGGCTGGCTTAGGGACCGAACTTTGATGGTCATCGACTTGAATGGACACTTCGTTACTGCCAGACAGTGGCCAAAAATGGTTCAG GTGATACCTAGCATCTCTGGATCGATTCTCACATTGTCCGCTCCGGGAATGATGTCTACTTCTATCGATTTGTCGCAACTCCAAGGCAAAGGATTTCGCGTAGCAGTCTGGGGTCAACCTGTATCTGCCTGCGATTGTGGCGAAGAATCTGCCAGATGGTTATCTCGCTTTCTTCTTCAAGAGGACACTGGGTTCAGATTAGTTTACTATCCTTTAGATTATCCGACAAGAGAGATCAGGACGAGAGGCAAGATTTTTTCAGTGACAAATGACGATACT gGTGCCTATCCAGATTCCACTAGCTATTGTTTAATAAACGAAAGTTCAGTGACTGACTTAAATAGTCGACTAGAAGATCCAGTCACCCCAGATCGGTTTCGGCCAAATTTCGTGGTTAAGGGCGCTAGCCCATACGAAGAGGATACCTGGGGTTGGATAAAGATAGGTGATAACATTTTCAAGTCTGTTATGCCTTGTACAAGATGTATCCTAACTACCGTCGATTTCGAAACTGGGACAAAACATCCGAGGGCTGAGCCTTTGAAAACTCTGAAGAG TTACAGACAAATAATGGATCCAGATGTTCGCCCACTAGTTGGCGAAAGTCCAGTGATGGGAATTCACCTGGGATTGAGAAGTCCCAATGGCACCATCCGAATAGGGGACCCAGTTTACGTCAGTGTGCCTAAGGAGCAACCGATATTGATATCGCCTCCCTAG
- the LOC126918551 gene encoding uncharacterized protein LOC126918551 isoform X2, which yields MKLIVILATALCVTLVGSSPLSDGNRFQSENINPEAEYKVNEVAAESQNNEVKVQFADEQGSNNAAPPLTPLEEVETEDDENRNKRFLSGLGGSSSSSGNFVFDIIRQAADGAARAAGTVYRVVAGTQSLGLGLSASRDLGPIPQGAAPAAAPAGSSTTAGSSTSAPAASGAGNLPPLVTGSEGDGSAGKAVEEPQEAIPGPVTRFFVIVNRGISNIVQDLILRLAATSERIVNFKARLITSVI from the exons ATGAAACTCATCGTTATTTTGGCAACAGCACTGTGCGTGACTCTAGTCGGTTCGAGTCCACTTTCTGATGGAAATCGTTTCCAATCCGAG AATATAAACCCGGAAGCGGAGTACAAGGTAAACGAAGTAGCAGCCGAGTCGCAAAACAACGAGGTTAAAGTACAATTCGCGGATGAACAGGGCAGCAATAATGCAGCACCACCATTGACGCCTCTCGAAGAAGTAGAGACTGAAGATGACGAGAACAGAAACAAAAGGTTCCTCTCTGGTCTGGGCGGCTCCAGTAGCAGCTCTGGCAACTTCGTCTTTGATATAATCAGG CAAGCGGCCGACGGGGCGGCAAGAGCGGCGGGCACGGTGTACCGCGTGGTGGCAGGTACGCAGAGCCTAGGGCTCGGTTTAAGCGCCTCTCGGGACTTGGGCCCGATTCCCCAAGGTGCCGCCCCTGCTGCCGCTCCAGCTGGTTCCTCGACCACGGCGGGATCCTCGACCAGCGCACCGGCCGCGTCAGGAGCCGGCAATCTACCACCG CTGGTAACCGGAAGCGAAGGGGACGGTTCGGCTGGAAAGGCCGTAGAGGAGCCACAAGAAGCAATTCCAGGACCCGTTACCAGGTTCTTCGTCATAGTGAACAGAGGAATTTCGAACATCGTACAGGATCTCATTCTT CGCCTGGCAGCGACGAGCGAACGCATCGTCAACTTCAAGGCGAGACTGATCACTTCCGTCATCTAA
- the LOC126918551 gene encoding uncharacterized protein LOC126918551 isoform X1, with amino-acid sequence MKLIVILATALCVTLVGSSPLSDGNRFQSEALNRLVMAEADNEAALRNKRTIGILRELFPEASQNINPEAEYKVNEVAAESQNNEVKVQFADEQGSNNAAPPLTPLEEVETEDDENRNKRFLSGLGGSSSSSGNFVFDIIRQAADGAARAAGTVYRVVAGTQSLGLGLSASRDLGPIPQGAAPAAAPAGSSTTAGSSTSAPAASGAGNLPPLVTGSEGDGSAGKAVEEPQEAIPGPVTRFFVIVNRGISNIVQDLILRLAATSERIVNFKARLITSVI; translated from the exons ATGAAACTCATCGTTATTTTGGCAACAGCACTGTGCGTGACTCTAGTCGGTTCGAGTCCACTTTCTGATGGAAATCGTTTCCAATCCGAG GCACTGAATCGGCTGGTGATGGCCGAAGCCGACAACGAGGCCGCTCTAAGGAACAAACGGACGATCGGTATCCTGCGAGAACTGTTTCCCGAAGCCTCTCAG AATATAAACCCGGAAGCGGAGTACAAGGTAAACGAAGTAGCAGCCGAGTCGCAAAACAACGAGGTTAAAGTACAATTCGCGGATGAACAGGGCAGCAATAATGCAGCACCACCATTGACGCCTCTCGAAGAAGTAGAGACTGAAGATGACGAGAACAGAAACAAAAGGTTCCTCTCTGGTCTGGGCGGCTCCAGTAGCAGCTCTGGCAACTTCGTCTTTGATATAATCAGG CAAGCGGCCGACGGGGCGGCAAGAGCGGCGGGCACGGTGTACCGCGTGGTGGCAGGTACGCAGAGCCTAGGGCTCGGTTTAAGCGCCTCTCGGGACTTGGGCCCGATTCCCCAAGGTGCCGCCCCTGCTGCCGCTCCAGCTGGTTCCTCGACCACGGCGGGATCCTCGACCAGCGCACCGGCCGCGTCAGGAGCCGGCAATCTACCACCG CTGGTAACCGGAAGCGAAGGGGACGGTTCGGCTGGAAAGGCCGTAGAGGAGCCACAAGAAGCAATTCCAGGACCCGTTACCAGGTTCTTCGTCATAGTGAACAGAGGAATTTCGAACATCGTACAGGATCTCATTCTT CGCCTGGCAGCGACGAGCGAACGCATCGTCAACTTCAAGGCGAGACTGATCACTTCCGTCATCTAA